One segment of Pan paniscus chromosome 20, NHGRI_mPanPan1-v2.0_pri, whole genome shotgun sequence DNA contains the following:
- the NTF4 gene encoding neurotrophin-4, with protein MLPLPSCSLPILLLFLLPSVPIESQPPPSTLPPFLAPEWDLLSPRVVLSRGAPAGPPLLFLLEAGAFRESAGAPANRSRRGVSETAPASRRGELAVCDAVSGWVTDRRTAVDLRGREVEVLGEVPAAGGSPLRQYFFETRCKADNAEEGGPGAGGGGCRGVDRRHWVSECKAKQSYVRALTADAQGRVGWRWIRIDTACVCTLLSRTGRA; from the coding sequence atgctccctctcccctcatgctccctccccatcctcctccttttcctcctccccagtGTGCCAATTGAGTCCCAACCCCCACCCTCAACATTGCCCCCTTTTCTGGCCCCTGAGTGGGACCTTCTCTCCCCCCGAGTAGTCCTGTCTAGGGGTGCCCCTGCTGGGCCCCCTCTGCTCTTCCTGCTGGAggctggggcctttcgggagtcAGCAGGTGCCCCGGCCAACCGCAGCCGGCGTGGGGTGAGCGAAACTGCACCAGCGAGTCGTCGGGGTGAGCTGGCTGTGTGCGATGCAGTCAGTGGCTGGGTGACAGACCGCCGGACCGCTGTGGACTTGCGTGGGCGCGAGGTGGAGGTGTTGGGCGAGGTGCCTGCAGCTGGCGGCAGTCCCCTCCGCCAGTACTTCTTTGAAACCCGCTGCAAGGCTGATAACGCTGAGGAAGGTGGCCCGGGGGCAGGTGGAGGGGGCTGCCGGGGAGTGGACAGGAGGCACTGGGTATCTGAGTGCAAGGCCAAGCAGTCCTATGTGCGGGCATTGACCGCTGATGCCCAGGGCCGTGTGGGCTGGCGATGGATTCGAATTGACACTGCCTGCGTCTGCACACTCCTCAGCCGGACTGGCCGGGCCTGA
- the KCNA7 gene encoding potassium voltage-gated channel subfamily A member 7, whose protein sequence is MEPRCPPPCGCCERLVLNVAGLRFETRARTLGRFPDTLLGDPARRGRFYDDARREYFFDRHRPSFDAVLYYYQSGGRLRRPAHVPLDVFLEEVAFYGLGAAALARLREDEGCPVPPERPLPRRAFARQLWLLFEFPESSQAARVLAVVSVLVILVSIVVFCLETLPDFRDDRDGTGLAAVAAAGAFPARLNGSSQMPGNPPRLPFNDPFFVVETLCICWFSFELLIRLLVCPSKAIFFKNVMNLIDFVAILPYFVALGTELARQRGVGQQAMSLAILRVIRLVRVFRIFKLSRHSKGLQILGQTLRASMRELGLLIFFLFIGVVLFSSAVYFAEVDRVDSHFTSIPESFWWAVVTMTTVGYGDMAPVTVGGKIVGSLCAIAGVLTISLPVPVIVSNFSYFYHRETEGEEAGMFSHVDTQPCGPLEGKANGGLVDGEVPELPPPLWAPPGKHLVTEV, encoded by the exons ATGGAGCCgcggtgcccgccaccgtgcggCTGCTGCGAGCGGCTGGTGCTCAACGTGGCCGGGCTGCGCTTCGAGACGCGGGCGCGCACGCTGGGCCGCTTCCCGGACACTCTGCTAGGGGACCCAGCGCGCCGCGGCCGCTTCTACGACGACGCGCGCCGCGAGTACTTCTTCGACCGGCACCGGCCCAGCTTCGACGCCGTGCTCTACTACTACCAGTCGGGCGGGCGGCTGCGGCGGCCGGCGCACGTGCCGCTCGAcgtcttcctggaagaggtggccTTCTACGGGCTGGGCGCGGCGGCCCTGGCACGCCTGCGCGAGGACGAGGGCTGCCCGGTGCCGCCCGAGCGCCCCCTGCCCCGCCGCGCCTTCGCGCGCCAGCTGTGGCTGCTTTTCGAGTTTCCCGAGAGCTCTCAGGCCGCGCGCGTGCTCGCCGTAGTCTCCGTGCTGGTCATCCTCGTCTCCATCGTCGTCTTCTGCCTCGAGACGCTGCCTGACTTCCGCGACGACCGCGACGGCACGGGGCTTGCTGCTGTAGCCGCAGCCGGCGCG TTCCCCGCTCGGCTGAATGGCTCCAGCCAAATGCCTGGAAATCCACCCCGCCTGCCCTTCAATGACCCGTTCTTCGTGGTGGAGACGCTGTGTATTTGTTGGTTCTCCTTTGAGCTGCTGATACGCCTCCTGGTCTGTCCAAGCAAGGCTATCTTCTTCAAGAACGTGATGAACCTCATCGATTTTGTGGCTATCCTTCCCTACTTTGTGGCACTGGGCACCGAGCTGGCCCGGCAGCGAGGGGTGGGCCAGCAGGCCATGTCACTGGCCATCCTGAGAGTCATCCGATTGGTGCGTGTCTTCCGCATCTTCAAGCTGTCCCGGCACTCAAAGGGCCTGCAAATCTTGGGCCAGACGCTTCGGGCCTCCATGCGTGAGCTGGGCCTCCTCATCTTTTTCCTCTTCATCGGTGTGGTCCTCTTTTCCAGCGCCGTCTACTTTGCCGAAGTTGACCGGGTGGACTCCCATTTCACTAGCATCCCTGAGTCCTTCTGGTGGGCGGTAGTCACCATGACTACAGTTGGCTATGGAGACATGGCACCCGTCACTGTGGGTGGCAAGATAGTGGGCTCTCTGTGTGCCATTGCGGGCGTGCTGACTATTTCCCTGCCAGTGCCCGTCATTGTCTCCAATTTCAGCTACTTTTATCACCGGGAGACAGAGGGCGAAGAGGCTGGGATGTTCAGCCATGTGGACACGCAGCCTTGTGGCCCACTGGAGGGCAAGGCCAATGGGGGGCTGGTGGACGGGGAGGTACCTGAGCTACCACCTCCACTCTGGGCACCCCCAGGGAAACACCTGGTCACCGAAGTGTGA